TCTGCTTCGCAAGCTGACGCAGCTGCATGCATGCGGTTATATATTCGGCGACCTGAAGCCGGAGAACGTGCTCCTTACGTCCTATGGTGAGGTGGAGCTGATCGATTTCGGAGGCGTGACGGCGAAGGGGCGTAGTGTGAAGCAATTTACCGAAGCATATGATCGAGGGTATTGGAATGCAGGCGGTCGTGTCGCGGATGAGGCTTACGATCTGTTCGCCTTCGCGGCGTTACTGGTGCATGCTGCCGGAGACGGCCGCCGCTTCGAGCAGGCGATGGGGATGCTTCCGCAAACCCGGAGTAGCGAGGGACTCGTGGAGCTGGTGTCGAGCACGCCGCCGCTGCGCACGGTCGAGCCGATCCTGCGGCAGGCGCTAACAGGCCGATACGACAGCTCACGTAAGGCGCTGGCGGACTGGAGAGCCAGAAGCGTACACGCCGCACGTCCTGCACAGCCGGTCCGTAAGCAGCATGGGGGATGGATCCAAGTCTGCTTCACCGCCTCCGTCGTGCTGTTCGCGGCAGCGATGTACTTCGCGTGGCCCTAATGAGCCCAGTATGAATGAGTTATAGTGATGAGTGATGGAGAAAGGTCGGGAATCTACATTGAAGGATGCGCATGCGCTGCAAACGAAAATCGGACGTTTCATCGAGGATGAAGCGCTGCTGAAGCAGGG
Above is a genomic segment from Paenibacillus sp. YYML68 containing:
- a CDS encoding protein kinase domain-containing protein, which encodes MTTSYKPSLPTGAIVTGTWNGNRYVVERLLGEGANGKVYLVRRGSKTYALKLGFDTVDHQSEVNALKSIARASEFRKHWIEADDLDWQGKTYPFSVMSYIKGKPLHEFIRDNGTDWMYVIGLNLLRKLTQLHACGYIFGDLKPENVLLTSYGEVELIDFGGVTAKGRSVKQFTEAYDRGYWNAGGRVADEAYDLFAFAALLVHAAGDGRRFEQAMGMLPQTRSSEGLVELVSSTPPLRTVEPILRQALTGRYDSSRKALADWRARSVHAARPAQPVRKQHGGWIQVCFTASVVLFAAAMYFAWP